The genomic stretch AAGGCTGCCCGCGTGCTGATCCTCGGTGCAGGCGTTGCAGGCCTGCAGGCCATTGCTACCGCCAAGCGCATGGGTGCCGTGATAGAGGCGTCGGATGTACGCCCCGCCGTCAAAGAGCAGATCGAATCGCTGGGCGCCAAGTTCATCGACGTGCCTTACGAAACCGATGAGGAACGTGAGTGCGCCGAGGGTGTTGGTGGCTATGCGCGGCCGATGCCGGCCAGCTGGATGCAGCGCCAGGCCCAGGCCGTACACGAACGCGCCAAGCAGGCCGACATCGTCATCACCACCGCACTGATCCCTGGCCGCAAGGCGCCGACCCTGCTCAGCGCCGAAACCGTCGCGCAGATGAAGCCTGGGTCGGTGGTCATCGACCTGGCCGCCGCCCAAGGCGGTAACTGCCCACTGACCGTCGCCGACCAGGTGGTGCAGGAAAACGGCGTAACCATCGTCGGCCCGACCAACCTGCCTGCCCAGGTGGGGGCCGATGCATCGGCGCTGTACGCACGCAACCTGCTGGACTTCATGAAGCTGTTGTTCGACAAGGACAACGCGCTGGTCATCAACCTCGAAGACGACATCGTCGCGGCCTGCCTCATGTGCCGCGATGGCCAAGTCGTCCGCAAGAACGGCTAAGGA from Pseudomonas kermanshahensis encodes the following:
- a CDS encoding Re/Si-specific NAD(P)(+) transhydrogenase subunit alpha; its protein translation is MHIGVPLETQTGETRVAATPETIKKLVAQGHQVTVQRGAGLNASIPDSAYEAVGASLGTAADAYGAQLVLKVVAPSDQEMALINSGSLLVGMLNPFNSELIGKMAERGITAFALEAAPRTSRAQSLDVLSSQANIAGYKAVLLAAHYYPRFMPMLMTAAGTVKAARVLILGAGVAGLQAIATAKRMGAVIEASDVRPAVKEQIESLGAKFIDVPYETDEERECAEGVGGYARPMPASWMQRQAQAVHERAKQADIVITTALIPGRKAPTLLSAETVAQMKPGSVVIDLAAAQGGNCPLTVADQVVQENGVTIVGPTNLPAQVGADASALYARNLLDFMKLLFDKDNALVINLEDDIVAACLMCRDGQVVRKNG